The window ACGTAGAATATACGAAAGACGATAATATGTGGGTTAGTAATGGAATATAACTACTTCAATGATCGGTGGTAATTACTACTCAAGAACATTTACTAACATATTGTGAACGTCGTCtcgtcttttttttttttttttgatttggCTTAAATCGACGTTTCGGCTTTAATGCCTAGCTGGTAACAAACACACTATGATGTTTTCCTAATCGGTTCTGTCAACGCAGCTTATGTGATATGAAGTAAGCTGCTTTTCCTTATGGCTGAATTTGTTGAATAGGTGGCGTAtataacttaaaaaaatttttttttttttttttgtttttttcattttcaattgaaaataatgtcACACGCCTCCTTCTCCTTCCTCTGTACCCGATAATTGCCTACAAAAGCATCTTTATACAATAGTCGTATTTACATCAgcattataaataaattttttagctttaatagcaataataatgtataTAAGAAAATTAGGGAAAATTACGCGTTTCATTTTAAGCCCTTAAAATAAACAGACAAAACGAATAGAAACatttctctctctctttcAGTCTCTCTCTTTCAGTCTCTCTCTTTCAGTCTCTCCCTTTCTCTCCCTCGCTCTCTCTCCCTCTTTCTCTCTCCCCCCCCcctcaaaataaaaatagaaaaatcttttgttttttttttctaataacaatgtCACTTCTGTTTTCCCACGGAAAGATCCGTAGCTGTTGGCATTCGGTTTACTAAGTTCCCGTTTTTAACtgcaataaaaaataaaaaattaaaaattctttcccgtattttaaaaattgatttaatatttcaCTTTAACGTTTCTTTACCGATTAATATTGCATCAATCAATCTTCacttaaatatatacaacTTACTAATATATGTTATTACatttcataaaaaaaaaaaaaaaaaaaaaaaaaagaaagaaaaaaggataaaactttaaatcGTTAGtgaatttatatttttattgcaTTAACACTGATAAGTCAAACTTATCATTTCCCCGTTCCCTCCTCTCCCTCATCTCTTCACAAATACCCATacaaacaacaaataaGTGAGGTAGTAGATTCAATTATATTAACCTAGGaaccaattttttaccATCTAGTAATTTTGTAACTAAGTTAAATCCAAATTGTTTCAAATTTACTCATTTATAAACTATCcctattattttatttgataattCAACAACCTTTTGGTACCATAACACCCCCCCCCTCCCagttccttttttttttttttttttttttttgttttgttttgtaacAATGGCACTATTGAAACTATTTCGCTCTTCAGAAAATTTACGATCTACTgctaataaaaagaatgatGGTGTCAATGAAAAACGGAATAATACCAGTGGTGGTCTTATGAGGCGATCTACTACATTTACTAGAAGCAAATCACTTCCTAGATCTAAAagtaatataaataataacactaataataatactaataacacTAATAAGAATACGGCCAAGAACACCACCAAGAACACCAATGATTTCGGAAAATCacaaaataaaccaaaCAACGCCGTTCATAATCATGATAATACTAAAATCAACGCATCAAATTCGAGAAAATATCAAACAAAACCCAATCAAATAAGTTCTAAATCATCAACACCGACACAGCAAGGGGACTCGACCAAGTCTCCAACAGTAAAAAACAATGCTAGAGTAACTGTGTCCAATGGTGCTACAAACTCTGCACCTAGGCAGGATACTTTAAGTAGGATGAACACCTTTACTACtgcaaaaaatattcttctTACGGATATACCTGACGTTCTGGCCACGCCTGCTCACAGTACCAACGGTAGCAATCCCAAAACCgcttatttaaataataaagatagtATTAGCACCAGGAACACCCCCAGAGGACCAAATGCCACGAGTAGCAATTTAAGTACACCGAATAGCATCAATCCACTGAAAAAAATGCCCACCAACTCATCTTCCGCCTTAACAGACCTTACATTTTCGTCCCCTATGGATACTAGCGGCACCGCTACTGCAACGACCACCGCCACCACCACTACTAcaaccaataataacaaacaaaataacGAAAATAACAACGATGGGAATAATGACAATACAATTTCTGATTTGGATACACAAGCGAATGGCAATGCCATACATAGAAGAGAATTTTCCGCAGATATGTGCCCCTTACAATTCAAAATgtcattaaataaattaaataaacattGCACTTCCATGAGTATAGATACTTCGAGAGTATTATCACCATCATTAGCTGGTAATGGCGCACGAGTCCAGGATAATGCTGCTAGCCCTTCCATACAGCACACTTCGCCTACAAGTGATAATAGCAAAAATTTACGGTTTGAGCATATTTCTGAGTCTATGCGTCCATCAATGGATTTTGAACGTATTCCTAgtaaatttgaaaagacAGCTTCAGGTACGAAATTGCATGTTTCAAATTTAGACCCTACCGATAGATCACATACGAATTCCTCCAggaacattaaaaaaatcgaCGCAACTGGCAACtctaatatatatatcagtaaaaataatacaagaAACATTTCTGAAATATATAAGAAACTAGAGGACGAAAAGAAGGCtttgaataaaaactaTTATGGCCCCGGTGGTAATAGCCAAAATACAGGGGTTGAAAATTCCGCTGGAAATACATTATTGCTGAACCAGAATGATGATCTGATTTTATCCGATTTTAATAGAGAGggtatttttaatagtatATTCGAATCGATAGATAGAAATCAGTTTATTCAATATTTAGAAAACCCAAACCAtataaaagttttcaaaaaaaaaaaaatctattcACCTTTATCGAGATTTATATTGGCTCAAGAACTAAAACACGAtaagcaacaacaacaacaacaacaatatcaaatacaccaaagaaaaacatCTTCTGTCGATGATCCAACTAGTTCTATTTCCGAAAATACCATTTGGTGCTTAGAATTTAGCCATGATGGAAAATTTCTCGCTTCTGCTGGAAAAGATAACACGATTAGAGTTTGGAAAGTTATCGCAACACCACTGGAAAGAGTGGAAATGAATAACACTTGTTCCAAAAGAGACTCTTTAATCTCCTCCGGATACTCTTCTGCAAGCCCATCCCGGTCAGCTGGGTATGCAACGGGATCTTCGACAACTagttgtaataataataacagcaacaataatttaaatgtCAATGACGTAAATTTGGTGGATGATATCTTTGGCGAATCTacttataaaaacaacttaGAAGATGATAACCACTATGGGCTCTCTCCAGATGAGGAAGAGTCAAACCTATATGCCCCAGTTTTCCATCCTCAACCTCATAGGATATTCACTGGGCATACTCATGATATTTTATCCTTGGATTGgtccaaaaataattttttgttaactGGCTCAATGGACAAGACCGTTAAGTTATGGCATTGCGATAAAAagacttttttaaaaagttatttgCATCCTGATTTTGTTACTTCCATTAAATTCCATCCCAAGGATGATAGGTTTTTTGTCAGTGGATGCTTGGATCACTACATAAGAATGTTTTCTATATTGGAAGATGAATGTGTTTATGAATTTGATGTTGGGGATTTAATTACCACCATTGAAATCTCGCCCAATAATGGCAAGTATGTTTACGTTGGCACATTTAATGGATATGTTATGGTTTTTTTAACCAGGGGACTCACGCTACTGTTTTGTTTCCACATTCCAAATTCTAAACATAGTAGTGAGAAAATTGAGATTATCAATGATAAATTAATGGCCGGCGCTAATGCTCGCTCTGCGAACCAGACAGTCTTAGTTATCCAGCCAGGACCCAAAATTACAGGGATTCAATGTTTCCAAGAGgaaaatgatttaaaactattagTAACTTCCAATGACTCCAGAATTAGAATTTTCAGTTTGTTGCAAAGGAAATTGTTGGAAGTCTTGAAAGGCTTTGAAAACGACTCTTTACAATTAAAAGCCACGGTTAGGTTGGGCACTCCGAATGATTTAAATTCTCCAACTATCGTGGTTGTTCCCAGTGAAAACCATTGGATATATGCTTGGAAATTGAAATCGTCTGAGCTAGCCAAATTGAATAGACTGAAACCAGGACATTCTCATCTCTCTGAACTAGGTGTTTCTGCCACGTCTTCATACACTCTGAAATTACGATCTTCCTTTCagtttaaaagaaatagcAATGCATTTGTACAAAACACAATGGACCCTGGGCAACAACCAcctcaaagaaaaaaaagttatattaAGAGGTTTCTCGACAAAATCAACCCAATGGCtcacaataatagtaatactaACAATGGTAACAAGAATAAAAACGTCTATTACACCAAAGACCCTGCTACTGCCAGAAGCAGCATGGATAGGTCAAATCTTAGAGTACAAAATTATGATCCAAATACACcggtttttaaaaataatgattataTTGCCTTTCATGCGCATCACCACGCAGTTACTGCTGTGTCAATTGCTCCTAAAGCGGCCCAAAAAGTATTAGCGTTGTCCAATGATTTCATTTATGAATTAACTATGCTATTAAATGATGAGGATGGTGCTTCATCGAAAACTTATAAGAGCAAAGGAAATTCAACGGCAAGCGATGGTAAGACTACAAGTGTTTTACGCGGAGTATTTTCCAGTATTAATGAGGGGATGATTGTGGTTAGTGGTGATTGTAAGGGGAATATAAGGGTGTTTAGAACAGACATATCTGATTTGACCAGAGAAAGATTGTTgtataaattgaaaatctATAATAGCCACCATTCTTTAGCAAGAGCCCCGAGTGTTTACTCGAAAAATAATGCTGTTATCAATAGTGCATCAGGTAATGCTATAAATAACATAGGGAATGTTGGTTTGTCGAGGAACAAGTCATTAAATAACATATGCCATCGTCAAAATTCATTTAGAAACAAGAGAAAAGGTACTAATAGTTCCGCTGAAGATTTACTTGCTAATGTCATACATATAGGTCGTAATGgaagtttaaaaaaagatgcgGAACATTATTACCTGACAGGGCCTGTAGGAGCCACTGGATCttctaaaataaatagaagCAACACTGTTAAAAGTCTACAATCATTGGCTTCATTTAATAACACCATTTCTGATAACCATACGACTAGCTTTGACACCGGTTTTCATGGTAACTCTACTATTAACAATGGTAGTGCCAACAatactttattttcaacttttCTTGGCAACCAAAAAACCATTTCTCAACAGGACTCGGATTATGCTACTGGTCATATCAGTAACATTTCGAACGCACTACCATCTTTGTCGACATCACCGTCGCCGTTATCTGGATCCAAAGCCCAGCATGCTAATGGCACCATTGTGTATTCTGAGCAACCGCAGCATCAGTATGGTAGTACCTCAACTTTGCTAAGAAGCTCTAACGGACACCTGTACGATAATGTTTCAAATATAGGTAGTGGTATTAGCGCAAACACTGCAGTGACAACTATCAGTACTAGTGGTACCGCTGGTGTAAATAACATACTGGATCCGCATCTGAAGTGCAATGTTTGCGGTGGCACAAACTTTAAAGTATTCAAACCCAATTTTAGATCAGAGTCCGCACCTGTGGGATTCTATTGTTCGGACTGTGGCAATCAAATGAATAGATTTAGATAGCCTTTTCATTCATTAACTGAGTTTAgcatttgttttattgttacttcataattccattttttttttcaatttacttatatatattactattatacACGTGTATATTTCCACTTagttttatataatttttaactttcgatgtatatatatatatatatttagcATAGACCTGAAAATGGCACTTTAAAtgattattaattatttttgtgaTGTATAATCCATGTGTCATATttcactattattttttattttattttttgagcGCAGGTTTTTCGTGAAAAGTGACACTTACaacttttttctaaaagcattttttaaaaaaaaaaaaaaaaaaaaaaatactcgaaaaatttttttctctctgaAAGATGAATACGACCGGCGCACTTTACGAAAgtaatcaattttttatttccatttttatttatttttagatctTTGTACTTTTAGTTTGCTTTATTCAACATTACATAATTtgcaaaaacaaaactaaaaaaaaaaaaaaaaaaaataatatacaggaaatatcaaaatcatatataCAAAGTTTGAAACtgaaaacagaaaaaatgCAACCCCCTCCAACAAATTATCCGGTTAAACCAGTTGATACTTATATCAAAAGTACCTCTAATTTACTGGAAGCAAATCCATCACAAACTTTATTAACaatcaaatataatatagTAAACCATCATAAGAAAagcaaagaaaataaaggcGAAACAAGTGATAAGAATACTgtcaatattaaatttaatacaTCAGTGACATTTCAAACTAAGAATCCAGAGCTAGGTTTATTTCATGATTATACTACAAACAAGGTCAAAGAGGTTTCAAGGGTGTTAAGTGCATTGGGTCCTAAGGGGGTCACTATGAAtgttaacaataataaagttttaaaaaagaaagattttCTCTATAGCAACTTGAAAggtaagaataaaaaaaagcaaaaaaaatcttcCACTTCATTAAtaagtaataatagaaagACAACCAAACCTATCCGATATACTACAGCTCATAAGGAATTggtaaatattattggtggTGCCACTTTATTAACTAACACTGAAATAAAAGAACATGTGATTGAGTCaacaaagaaacaaaataacaaagGTCCCAAAAGCGCCGTTGTTCCAGACACTACCATCACTACTGGTCCCTCTTCTAAAAGCAGTAACAgcaataagaaaaaaaagaataggAAAAGCGGTAAGAACAAGAGACgctaattttatttaaataagcatatatatatatatgcataTGTTATTATAGCTTTATAATGTATCTGTACAATAACGCggattattattgaattttataGTTAAATTAAGTTCACcaaaaatttgaataaCTGAATCAGTTATGTCTGAAAATGagaagttttttttttttttttttttttttttttaattattaccatcgttattaattttataaaaaagaaacctAACTATGAACAAGGTACTAAAACCTTCCctaaatagaaaaagaaaacataaagctgtaaataataataataataatcatcattAATGTTTAAAGTAAAATTTTGATGAGCAATTGTAAATATCAgttccttcttcttttggttttctttttcttcttcttctttttattattgttcttatttttaatattatttttattattaataatattattattacttttattactcttgctactattactattactattatcattagaattatcattatcagtattaatattattattattatcatcattagcattattattattattattattattattattattattattattattattattattattatcatcattatcagtattattattatcatcattatcagtattattattatcatcattatcagtattattattattattaccattaccagtactatcattatcagtattattagcattacTATCATTGTCATTATCAGCATCATGGTCAGCAGAAGGAGATGTAGAGTGTTCTAATTCTTCGGGAATGGTTGCCACTTCAGGACTATTAGAGGCACTTTTGGTACTATAACACGAGCCACTTTCTACCCGAATAAGCTGGTTGGAGGTGGTATCTGCTTTTGGTTCCGAGTTTACCAAGGCCAATTTgtgatttttttcctttaaattGCTTATTTGTGAAAATTTACCCACATTCTGACTAGACCGTACTTGAAGATCCCCAAAAAATCCCAACTCCTCATATGGATAATCTGGAGGTAGGTCATCCCCTTTTTGTAACAAAGTGCCTTTCTTTGTGGTTTCAGTGTTATAACTTGGAGGAACGCCGATACTACCAAATGGTAAACCAAATGCATACTTTTTTACATTTGcttcaataaaaacatacCCTATTTGCCCTAAATTAACTTGAAATTCAATTTCATCACTAGCAATGTCCTCCTGGAATGGATCATGCATTTTTTGCAACATTGGTGGGATTTCCTCATCACTGGTATCTGAATTTTTCAAACTAATATTATCAGGGTCCTCCAACAACCCTTCCCTTGTATACGTCCTTGTATAAGCCGCATTCATACATCCAATACTGACAAACATATCAACCTTTAAGTTATGGGTCAAATCCATTAgtttttttccattatgTGTAATGAAAACAGTCCCAGATCTGTACCTATAACCGAATCCAACAACGTCACCCTCTTGCAATTTGGGCAATAACGTGTCCGCATAAAATGGATTGTTTATTCTCAATTTACCAGTACTTTCGTACGCAAtagaatatttattaaaaccTGGTAGCCTAAAGTAAGGATAAGGTGGGGTTACCAAACCGACACTAAacattgaattttttttaggaaACTTGAAAAtcttaatttcaaaataaacagCATCTCTATGATTAAAAGGTAAAGGATAATTCATTATAGTAGATGagcttttattatttttggtgaAAATTAAGTCTAATTTGTCCTGAACAATAAAACTGGGTAAAATGTTCCCATTTTTATCGACATCACTGCAATTTAAACatggtaaaaaataaaaggctTGAATACCCCTTTCTTCTATATTTGTCTTGCtaaaatcatcattataAGTATTAAAATGTTTGACTATAGGCGGGTTTAGTTCTTGAAATTCTTTACCTCTCAAATATGAATCAGATTCAAATGGAGAAAATTTACCCCCCTCAATAAATTCTATTTCCCTATCCTTTAGcgtttcatcatcatcgaATTTCCCAGGaactataaaatttttatctaaAGTAATCATGCGACGTCCTctcaaataatttaatatgcTCAAGCCTCTATTATGGGTGTTTGTATTGCCGCCCACACCAGtactatcattattattattattgttattattaacatcaACCAAAGCATTCAACAAACCCATTTCTTCATCATATTCCTGCTCATCATTGCCAAAGAATGCAACATAAACAActataaacaataaaacaaacatTATAAAGCCCAAGCTAACTGATAATCCAATCAAAAAACTTATACTTAAGTCTTCATCATTCAGATTAGACGGAGGCCCAATATCATAGTAGTCTTGTGTTATAAGGTCATTATTAGCTACTTTACTTTGAGATTCAAAGTAATGATTCGACATTTGATTAgcgttattattttgagtaGTATCATAAACTTTGGAAAGATCCCAGTGTTCTTCTAGTGTCAtgatttattgttttctatttttttctctttttctaacaagttttggaaataaaagtatTGAAATGGTAAAGATTgaaaagatgaaaaaggagagaaaaagagagagaaaaagagagagaaaaagagagagagaaagcaaatagaaaaagagagagagaaagcaaatagaaaaagagggaaaaagcaaatagaaaaagagggaaaaaagcaaatagaaaaaaaaattaaacaaggGGGGGCGAAAGGCGAGATCATTTGTATTACaagaaagtaaaaaaaaaggtaaaaaaaaaaaaaaaacgtttCTTAATGTCATGCcatagtaaaaataataatggtaataacaataattaatCTAATTAAAAGCTAAACTACAAAAAATCTATTACATgaatacaaaaaagaaagaaaacaaCCCACTAAAGTCattgaaatataaatgttCATATATCATGTGtgttattttgatattaaacTATAATAACTATAGATAATGCTTAAATAAGTAAACCATATACAATATCCTacttctcttttcttttcttttcttagTCATCATCCTCactttcttcattttcataatCCTCACATACTTGGCTCCATTCTATATAATAATCCTCTATctgttttttaaatgtcTTCAAAAACAAAGGATCAAATGGGAAGTAGCTTTGtaaatcaattaattgCTGTCTTGCAGCTAATGAAAAGGTATAATTACTACCagcattatttttaccattattaccaCTTACACCATCAGTAACACCAACCATATCCCCAACAATCCCCCTTAGCCTATCagtattattcttttcaataagggtataacaataaacaaTGTTTTCCCTTTGTGTGATTTTAGCTAACATCAGCATTACATTTTCATTACAAAATTTTAACGGGTTGAATTTCgaaattattattctttggAAGAATTTATCTATATCTATCTCCCATTTTTCATCTTGGACatttttaaacattttatgtctaaagcaaaaaatatatgataATGCTTGGAATGCAGCGTAGAAATGTTTAAATCGTTCCATGCCATAGTTACTTTTtgtattactattactattactattactattactattattattattattattattatcattgccCCTATAGTTATTAGTACCGGTTGTTATACCATTGGTACCACTCTTGTCAAACTCAATTTCAGCTTCTCTTTCTAATAAATACCTATTCAACCAAGACGTTAAATAAGAAGAGATAAATAGAACTTGTTGTTTAGTCAAATTTTTAGCTCTAGCAATAAAGGATCCTACATATTGTAGcgctttaattttattttctattgttTCGGAATTAGAAAATGATATATCCATTAATGTAACTAAAAAGGAGTCCATTAACTCTGGCTGTTGTTGAGAGGCAAAAAAGATTAAGTATTGTACAGATCTAGTAAAATATGTCGGTAAAATATGCGATTTAAATAGTGAAGTTAAGGTGTTGAAAACATTGATACCATCTCCATTTTCAAGATTTTCTTCATTTAAGTATGCCGataattttgttgttatcaATGATAACAAGGAGTCCAATTTTGCAGATAAGAGTTTAATACTTTGTGTAACTTCAACTTGATATTGTTCTTCGCCTTCAAAAAAgtcttcctcttcttcaacATCACTAGCTTCATATCCATCTAAACTAATATCAGTgattttatcaatatctTGATCACCAGCGTTACCAGtaccatcatcatcatcgtcatcatcatcatcatcatcatcatcgtcgtcgtcgtcatcatcatcatcatcatcatcgtcatcatcagcattattattatttaccCCCTCTAATTCCTCATTTAATTCCTCTTCTAATTCGTTTTCTACATCCTCATCTAGCTCATCCAACTCATTTTGTAATTCGACATCAatagaaattaatttttctataaGCAAGGACCAAATTTGAAATCTTAACTCAGGACAATATTCACTTAATTTTAAAGCGTTATTAGTGTAATTAAACAATTTCTTGGTAGAATCGTTTTTATTAGGAAAATATTTGGCGACAGCAGAGTCAATAAACTGAGTTGAAGAGGGAATAGctctaataaaatattttaatagttCATGATGATATTTCGCCTCATTTAATGAAGAAATGTTAGATAGATTATATATCAGCATGGAAGAAACATCATACCACCATTTTGGCAAGCTTGAAcataaaattttcaaaaaagtGATATAACTGTGAATACAAGCTATGCTATTTAATTTCCACCAGTTGtccaattttataatattttctattaaCAGATTGCAATTTTTATGTTGTTCAAGTTTAATGATGTTATTTGATAGGATATTTAATAACGTTTGAAAGTTTTGTTCGGTTATTCTATTAGTAGTGTCATTTATACTTGTAGAATTATTAGCAGTGTTTATACCCAACGAAAGTTGATCTGCTAATGCATCTAGCTGTGTAgaatcattttttgtttccaaATCAGTCAAAGCTTTTATAACAAAAGTACCGTATAAGGAAGAAAAGTCGGTATTattgccattattattactattgttgttgttgttggtagTTCCATTTCTATGAATatcagtattttttttttcagtgttagatttattataaCCGTcttctaaaataaaacctaATGTTTTTGCTCTCTTAGTGGTGTTGTTAGTGTTGGTATGATCAGGATGATCAGGATTGGGCCTTTTGGTTGTTTTAATCATTAATAGAAggataatttatatttcgTTTGTTGGTATTGCCGAATATGtcgttattttttcttatagAAGGGAAATAGAAAAGATTCAAGACAGAATTATCagtaaaaaagaagagaagaaataaaatgaaaggaaaaagacaAGAGTGGGAATAGGAATAAAGACAGATAAGAAAGTTATTATAAAAGtataagaaataaatctaaaacGAGAAGAGGTGACACCCCTCgctctttttatttatctaattatattttttttaattgtcttttcttttttttttttttctcgttaaaaattaaaaaaagaaaatattgaaaatactacgtatgtttttattactggATGTGGTAACTTTAAATGCTCACTACGTAAACTTGCCtgatttaaaagaaaagaaaagaaaagaaaataaaataaaagtcaacaaaaaaacaaaaaaacaaacaaaaaaaaaaaaaaaaaaaaagaaacgatcCACAATTACTTCAATTGCTATGTACTCAAACTTGGCactttaaaacaaattataacGCTATATACTAtctgaaagaaaaaaaccatAATTATTCTTTCTAATTTGATTTGTTCATCTTAAAAAGAAGGTACATGAAaaccaaaaagaaatacATAAAACAAGATAACAATCCACCTATACCAAGCAATCATATTAAAGCAATGTTCATAAGTATGCGATCCTAAATACGCATACACATGTATTGTtcaattaatgaaaaaagagcaaaaaagagagagagtTAGAGCTCAAAGAATTTTGTACGTACTATAATAgtgtatgtatataatatatgtatatattagatgcaacattttcatttccCTGCATAGGTCCATCCACCAAATTCCTCTTGTATACTCTGCGTTAGTTCTATACTATTTTCAACCAGACTATCAACGGGCTTCTGCATAGTAAATTCAGAATCAAAATTTAACAGACCCGTACTATTATCATCAGTGCCACAGTTTGGAACAAATGGTGGTATATATTTTCGTTTAATTAACAAGTCCCAATCTATATTCTTGAAAAAAGCATGTGATTTAATATCTTGTGCTCCATTCTTGCATCCTAACCGCTCCAGTGGGTTTCtattcaataatttaatgATCAAATCTTTAGCAtcttcattaatttttatattgcGTGTACTGATTGGATCTTCAAATTTTAACGGATCATTCAATATTCTTTTATACATTATAGAAACGTTTTCATCGTGATACGGTGATTGCCCAATTAACATTTCATATAAAACCACACCCAAGGTCCACCAATCAACTATCTTGGTATAACTTTCCCTTAAAATCAACTCAGGTGCCAAATATTCGCTAGTACCACAAAAAGTATTAGTTTTTGAATCATCCTTCATATTTAGCTTACATAAACCAAAATCACATAGTGCAATGTGACCTTGATGATCCAATAACACGTTTTCTGGCTTTAAATCTCTATAGATAACATCCATCTTATGCAAACCTTCAATGGCACACAACAATTCAGCAATATAGAATCTCGATCTAGCAGTACTGAATCTACCACACTTGCTCAAATGGTAAAATAATTCACCACCAG is drawn from Saccharomycodes ludwigii strain NBRC 1722 chromosome V, whole genome shotgun sequence and contains these coding sequences:
- the SSH4 gene encoding Ssh4p (similar to Saccharomyces cerevisiae YKL124W | SSH4 | Suppressor of SHr3 deletion), whose amino-acid sequence is MTLEEHWDLSKVYDTTQNNNANQMSNHYFESQSKVANNDLITQDYYDIGPPSNLNDEDLSISFLIGLSVSLGFIMFVLLFIVVYVAFFGNDEQEYDEEMGLLNALVDVNNNNNNNNDSTGVGGNTNTHNRGLSILNYLRGRRMITLDKNFIVPGKFDDDETLKDREIEFIEGGKFSPFESDSYLRGKEFQELNPPIVKHFNTYNDDFSKTNIEERGIQAFYFLPCLNCSDVDKNGNILPSFIVQDKLDLIFTKNNKSSSTIMNYPLPFNHRDAVYFEIKIFKFPKKNSMFSVGLVTPPYPYFRLPGFNKYSIAYESTGKLRINNPFYADTLLPKLQEGDVVGFGYRYRSGTVFITHNGKKLMDLTHNLKVDMFVSIGCMNAAYTRTYTREGLLEDPDNISLKNSDTSDEEIPPMLQKMHDPFQEDIASDEIEFQVNLGQIGYVFIEANVKKYAFGLPFGSIGVPPSYNTETTKKGTLLQKGDDLPPDYPYEELGFFGDLQVRSSQNVGKFSQISNLKEKNHKLALVNSEPKADTTSNQLIRVESGSCYSTKSASNSPEVATIPEELEHSTSPSADHDADNDNDSNANNTDNDSTGNGNNNNNTDNDDNNNTDNDDNNNTDNDDNNNNNNNNNNNNNNNNNNNANDDNNNNINTDNDNSNDNSNSNSSKSNKSNNNIINNKNNIKNKNNNKKKKKKKKTKRRRN
- the RRN3 gene encoding rDNA-binding RNA polymerase I transcriptional factor (similar to Saccharomyces cerevisiae YKL125W | RRN3 | Regulation of RNA polymerase I) produces the protein MIKTTKRPNPDHPDHTNTNNTTKRAKTLGFILEDGYNKSNTEKKNTDIHRNGTTNNNNNSNNNGNNTDFSSLYGTFVIKALTDLETKNDSTQLDALADQLSLGINTANNSTSINDTTNRITEQNFQTLLNILSNNIIKLEQHKNCNLLIENIIKLDNWWKLNSIACIHSYITFLKILCSSLPKWWYDVSSMLIYNLSNISSLNEAKYHHELLKYFIRAIPSSTQFIDSAVAKYFPNKNDSTKKLFNYTNNALKLSEYCPELRFQIWSLLIEKLISIDVELQNELDELDEDVENELEEELNEELEGVNNNNADDDDDDDDDDDDDDDDDDDDDDDDDDDGTGNAGDQDIDKITDISLDGYEASDVEEEEDFFEGEEQYQVEVTQSIKLLSAKLDSLLSLITTKLSAYLNEENLENGDGINVFNTLTSLFKSHILPTYFTRSVQYLIFFASQQQPELMDSFLVTLMDISFSNSETIENKIKALQYVGSFIARAKNLTKQQVLFISSYLTSWLNRYLLEREAEIEFDKSGTNGITTGTNNYRGNDNNNNNNNSNSNSNSNSNTKSNYGMERFKHFYAAFQALSYIFCFRHKMFKNVQDEKWEIDIDKFFQRIIISKFNPLKFCNENVMLMLAKITQRENIVYCYTLIEKNNTDRLRGIVGDMVGVTDGVSGNNGKNNAGSNYTFSLAARQQLIDLQSYFPFDPLFLKTFKKQIEDYYIEWSQVCEDYENEESEDDD